tatgcatgtcatcatgaatattcattaggtgggctgataatgtcacatccccactttcctttttcttatgttattaaatgaaatcataactatttcattttttcatacatgtatgaacaatgTGTCTCCTTTATAAGTTGCAgaaatgaatatctaatgcattaaatcagttgtcaatccaattttttccagttcttggtagaaaaaatttgaataaacccaatttcatatagtgaaatacaaaatgacaagtggggatatgacatcatcgatttgttcattgaatattcatgaaaacacGCCAAGAACtatttcaccggaataatgcaaatatttaaaatgccataaaattGTTagtccttgtccgattttgatcaaatttttagtgttttgtttgtcttgatttttatttatctgtttatatcATATTACTTTCACCCTGAAGCATCCCTTTAATGTAACATGATAAAAAGAATGGTTTtgacatttacaaaaaaaaatggcttgCACTTTTACAGGACTAGAAAATACAAAGATACATTGTAGTCCTGCCTCCACACTCTCAATATAGgcaaagttatgatttttttactgTTATGACAGTGTTACTTTGTATTCTTAATCAATATCAATCATTTTGAATCCCGGTATtggtaaacaaaatgaaattatctcTATAAAACATATATTAAGTAGTATACAGACCAGGGGAAAAATAAAtaggggctcggggcgattttaATCACTGAAATGCTTAAAAGGGCCCGGGAAAACGGTCATTCACTCCAATGTTAATGGTTACGCTGCAGATTTAGGCAGAGGGTTGTAAAaaagagcccccccccaaaaaaaaaaaaaaatcttgaaaaaccATAATGAATGTGTTGAGTGGTGACAGATCGGGAATGGCAATCAATCTTTACTTGCCATAAAGGAGCATTAATACCTCattcacatttcccctacggcggccgtacaaCGAGTTGAAAATAGCCGTTATATTCATTTCTACTcaaccacctacatgtagctggtacaTAAAAGTGTTTAAAcggttgttttcgactcgccgtacagccaccgtagagcaaatgtgactgaggtaaaACTCGCTATAAAGGAGCATTAAGCTACACTACCCATCATCACTGGTGATTGATAGTACTATCAACAGTGAATGGCTACAACAATAGCATATGAAGGGAAGTATATTTGCCACATTTAATAAACGACTGTAAACTGGACAAGTGAAGACTTTAAATACCTCTGAATCCACCACCACCTCTACCGCCGCCACGCCCTCCTCTTCCACCCCGTCCACCGCCCCTCTTCTGGACCTTGCCTCCAGCGGGCTGGGGAAGGAACCTCTGCAAGGGGAGCAGCTTCATCGGATCAATGAAGAACTGtagaaaagagagaaagcaaaaaaatataatcaattaataacattttatttaccaagggtagccacttcagttataAGACTGCTCTACCTTCGGGCATTGCACAACGAAATTTATTACCATTCTGCAATGTAAATGCTGGGCACCTAGCAAGAAGGTAAGAGGTCCCATTTTTGTAAGTCTTGGGTATGACTCAGAGGGAATCAAACCCAGGAGCTCATGAGCCGGGCAGACTGCCACTGAGCCATTATGCCTGGTGTCTATTAACTATTGAGAATAATGAGGTTACAGAAAAAAATTTATCAATGGAATCGgggcggggggagggggtttGAATCTCAGAGCAATTCATTAAAGCATatgaaaagtaaaataagaTTCTCTATTATCATTGTCTGAATTGTATCCACATGGAAAATAAAGATACATAtgcttttttcccctcttcacTTCGTTAAATGAGTACAAAACTTGCCTTATTGgcaaaaaagaataataaaatgcaGTTACAAATGAACCTCACAAGAGTCACAGCTCCTTTTTGGTAATTATAAACATTTCAGGTTATAACACAAAAGGATCATACTCCAGAAAGATCACAGATTATCAGTGCTCGCTGTGGAAAATAACATCTGGGCCCTCGtagcacaaaggttagcaattactcacttatttgaaagaacaattctggcCAATTCCTTGTAAGTCTACTGGGCAAAATGCACATGCACCAATGAACTTGATAGGCTGTTTAATATAgtgattaatcactaaccttaACTCGGGGCCCAGATCTATACAATTTTgcaatgatattgaaaattataaattacCAATTTTTCAGAAGGTACATTGGGAAGAGAAATGAATAATACCAAGGTACTGCATTAATTTTACAAACAAATGACTTACCTTTTGATCTTTACTAAATGATGATGCTGACATATTTTCTGATAATTTGATAGAGAAGAACTGTTGCAAAACAGCGAttaaggaaataaacaaaataaaataacaagttTCTTTATCTGATCTAAGAAATTTATGCTCTTGTTCTCAGTCCCACTGAAGTAAATTGGTCTTGGAATTATGATAAGCAGAAGATGCAGTTTAAAAGCTAAATAATCTGATGGTTATGACAATGTTACCATGGTTTTATGCAAACAATATGGTTGATTGTGGATATGACAATGTctaatgaaaacaatatttttcatcaaataccccccccccccaaaaaaaagaacatattaAAATGTAATCTAGATATAGTGTATGAGCACTTCTGTAAAATTAGGCCGAATCAGAACATCACCATTTTACTACAACATGGATCAAAATTATTCTGGAAAGGATACATAGTCTGTAAGATGTCCAAAAATTTCATCTACTTTCCCGATCTGCTGCTTGTTTTCCAGAAAGATGGGTGCATTGAAGTATGGGATCTTTTCAATGCTGCCATGTACCACCAAATCATCCTGGCATGGATGCATGTAGGAGCCAACCTCTGAAAAAaagtggagaaaaaaaaacacattaaacCTAAGTTTACTTCTAAAAATTGCAAATGAAACTTCCTCAAAAGTGATTGGGAAATGATATCAAATTCTACCTTCCCATGTACTTTCTCAAAGTTTTTTGCATTAACAAGataatttgatgaaattctgcCAAAAGCAACAAGCACTgaacaacaaaatgaaatatattgccCAAAACATAAGTGGTCAGCTTCACAAGTttagcttcttttttttaccatgaagTAAATGCAAAGACAGTTGGAGAGCAACCTTTGTAGAAGACAATTTTAAAAGATAATCATCCTCAAGAACAGAATTTGAAATTGATCACtctttttatagtttttttaaaGGACTGAAATTAATGAGATTATGTTTCTATACACACTCAGTTCTAAGCTTTTTCCCTGTAAGTGCAGATCgataataccccccccccccttcaattcAAAATCtgtttgaaagtgatttttgaaatgaccaatcaagtaAGTATAAAGTAGTTATGCAAATGATGATTCCATGACTGACTAATTAGAaccattattcaaattttgcaattgattgcataaCTTTTCTGCTTCAGTGCCCAGGCATATTAAATAAACGTTTCTTCagaattatgaaaaaagaacaaaaaatatccaAAGAATTTGAAATACTTTGTAATTTCAAATTAGTGACCAGAAAATCTGtgaaatcaaaattcaaatgcaTGATACCAACAAAGATAACTGGTTCCAATGatatttttgttatcttttaagtcaataattcaaattttctgtAACATATGAATTCTTACCTGTGACATATTCAGGTGGACCCTGATAAAAGTTtccacctcctcctcccctGCCCCTTCCTCTGCCTCCCCGgaatcctcctcctcctccaccacGACCACCACCACCTCGGAAACCTCCTcgtccccctcctcctcctcttcctccacCTCCTCTCCAAGACATCTAGACGTAAaacggaaaaaaaataaaaataaagactttCGATGAATACCAAAGGCAAAGCTCATCAAAAGAGTAGTGTCTGATATCTATATATACAAGGTGTTAACCAAATAgaccagattttttttgtaatgtgaaAATGTGAGATATGTAAATCTTTCTGAGCCCATCCATTTGAAAAATCTTGCGTCAGCAAATTTTTTCTGTCTGTACATGTACGTCAATATAAAGACTCCAACTTTACAGATCCAAATCATTGTTATAGTTTCTGTGCGGGCCTGCATACTTACTATAGGAGCGCATATTGTCCGTACAATGTCCGCTCAGCTGCGCGGTTGAATCTGATTGGATCGGATTGGATCACGCTAGGTTCGCGACCGTTCTATTTAGAGCAAGGGTGACACGGAGGTGGGCATGGTGGGAGGGACACGTGCGGCGATTTATTGAGACTGTTTATTTTCAGCAGGCATCgtttcttgtcattttcttgTCAAGGAATGTGAGATGCAATTCATTAGCTGTCTCATCGCTCTCTGCCTACGTGATTATTTACTGAAGATTAGTACAAATGTCgcctctcttcttcatctttttctcattcaatctcatCGATACCCGGTGTCGGGTTTCTCTTCCCCTCCCTCGTGGAGAAATGAAATGCTCAAATGTAGCAAAGTTCCCCAAATCAGATGGAGGCTCCAATTTGTTTAATCTTTTGACaggttttttttcatccaatgaGAAtcatttataggcctatatcaaaatgttcagaatGAACTGAATGACTTGAATCTTTTTCCGGTGGTAAAAAATATAGCCCACTCCCGGCAAGAAACCGCCAGATATAGCCGGAAGCGTGATCAGTCAAAAAGTTCATTACCACAGAAATTTTGACCAAATTGATGGAAAATAACCAAAAAATGACGGTGCGATGGCACAACAAAAAATCGTGATTTTTACATCACCATAAAGAAGAGTTAAATTTTCTAATGCTTTTTCCGGTGGTGAACTAGGCCAATCAGATGAAAAGATATGGttgaaaaaatgggggaaatggCACATTTTTGCGGCTTTTCACGGCGGCGCGCGGTGTGTTTGAAGAGGTTGACGCTTAAGTGTATGGGTAAAATCCATATGGGGGAGCACATCAGGCTCGTGCCCACCCCCTCGAAAGCCACTAACAGAGCATCCATTTTGTGTGataatttttctacatttttgtatttcatttgatcATTGTAATCCGTTTggatttgaaatcaattaaattaacTTAAAACTTCCCTCCCCCTTGAAAATTTGGAGCTGCCAGGCCTTCTTGGTGAGAGATttttaactttatttatttattaatgaaaatcCTTCAGGTTTGGattttaaatcaatgaaaacatATCCTAGGGAAATTAAACGATTTTGACTTTGTATcgatacaaaacaaaattgcaaatttgtcttGATTGAGGCTATCAAGACTTCCCTACCAGAATGCATTACGCGCAAAGTTCCGTCGTAACCTCGACGGTCAGTGGTCCAAACGGGTTGATGAGCCTCTATGGTTTCGTgagatcttttttctttttcggtttGTCACTGTCGAACACCATAGACGTAATGGAGGCAGTAGGACAAGGTTCACGGAAGAGAAATCAGTGagtttttattcattgttttatattatacTGCTTATTTTGAAGGCCTCCCCgtcaaaataacaatttaaatGATACATACACTAAACTTTAAGTATGTATTGATTCGGGATGGTTTGGGCTAGgaatgtggaaaaaatgggcAATGTATAATTGCACAATAGCACTGTATGCTGCCGAGAAcgaggttatattataacctcgTTCGTAGGATGAGTGGATCACAGTATTCAACAAATCCAAAATGACAAATAGGTGAAAGTCGTCGACTGCCcaaaacgatgtccaaaaagtccccaaatcagcgataaaatcTCATTTCGATTCTAATAATGAGAAGGGTGAGGATGgatattcatgttatatttataaaaaatataatagacTAAAAATCTCTtcgattaaaatcaattttaagaaAAGTGGCAGACATTACTAATTTTGACCAGCACGAGCATTGCTACTCATTGGCAATTCCGTTCACATAGAAAatcaacaataattattaaatatgCAACCacattgcattattttttctttgtaccGGAATTGTCACTCTTTCATATACGCAAAGTGACAAGTCGACTATGCCTATGCCATGGGCCATGGCTATGCTACATGTATGGCTGGGGAAACAGAATTTACCTAGGGATACCTAGGGAAGTTTCTGAATGTAGGCATGTTATGCCTCTGTATTCAGTTCTAGGTTTTTCCTCCTCAAGATGGCTGGCTCACTTCCGGGAACAGGGCTTTCGTAGTCATATTTTATTGGCTCATTTTTCCAGCATCTATCCAGGGCAGCTTCAAAACTGTGCACACTTGGGGCAGTGACAACATCATTATTTAGGCTGTTCCATGTCTTACGTATTCTAACATAAAAAGAATTCCTATATTTTTGGGTCTTTGTCCTtggtatgaacaattttttacTGTGACCCCTGGTATGTTcactatatttttcttctagATTAAGTTTTGTACATTGATCATAACTATTAAAGTGTTTATATGTTTCAATCATATCACCCCTAACTCTTCGATACGCCAGAGTTGGGATTTTTAACCGTTTAAGTCGTTGTGGATAGGAAAGCTTCCTTAATTCAGGGACTAATTTTGTTGCCCTTCTTTGTACGTTCTCTAATGCATGTATGTTTCTTCAGTATAACTATAGGGTTCCACACAGCATGGGCATACTCAACTTGTGGTCGGACAAGCGACTTATATAACAGAGCAAAGTTATTTTTGTCAAGATAAGCAAAAGTTCATCTGATCAAGCCCATAAGCCTGTTGGCCTTGTTTATTTTTGATTGCATGTGTTCTTCAAAGCTGAGTTTATCATCAATTACAACACCCAAGTCCCTTTCGGAGGTGACATGTTCAAGCGCATCATTCATTAATGTGTATGGAAAAGCTTCCTGCTGGTCTTGCGTGTTACCAATAGAGAGTACACTACATTTCTTGGGGTTGAATTTCAGCAGCCATTTTTCTGACCAGCATTTCAGATGGTCAAGATCTCTCTGGAGTGAATTGCAATCATTCTGATCTCTTATAAACTTGAATAGCTTGGTATCATCAGCAAAAAGATAAACATTACTTTCAGTAACGTCTGGAAGATCATTGatgtataacaaaaataacacaGGGCCAAGGACACTCCCTTGCAGAATTCCGCTTTCTACATGACCCCAACTTGAGAACTCGCCATTCACACACACCCTCTGTCTCCTTCCAACAAGGAATGCCTCGATCCAACTAACCACATGTTCATTTATACCAAAACTACGGACCTTTTCAAGCAGTCGACGGTGAGGTACCTTGTCAACTCAAAGGCCTTCATAAAATCTAAATTGATTACATCAATTGTACCCCTTTCTTCAAGAgctttttgtcatgtttgtttccAGACATGCTGGAATggaatttaagattttctgaaaaggaaaaggcaatttttagaaacggaaaatcactgtccctaattTGGTGGAGAAATTAATTCTCTCACAGTCGGcaggtgcgaaactgcattagcacCGGACCCGCCGAAAGCGAACTCACCGCGGCGAGGAGCCTCCGAGTTTGGGAGGGGGAAGCTCCCCGCTCGGGCCGGTCCGAGCAGAATGCAATTACCGGCGTAGCCGCTGGCCGGAGCAATGCTCAAATGTTTTACCTTGAATGACAAATTTGGAAAGAATGTTAACAAAATGAATAGTAATTATAAATGGGGGTATTTATTTCGAACCATACTGACCTTAAGCACTTACGCCAATTTACTTTTAAAGGCAGAATTAGTAGGTTTTAGATACAAAACATCAATGATCCAACTTTTTAGCACGAGAACCCACGTGTCTCAGTTCCAAACAATTTGATACTTCGTCCTCAGACTTTAAGTCAATGCGACCACCTCTTTCCAAAACATCGACCCACAGTGTGAATTAGTCTACCATTGACACACACCAAACAATATGATAAGAGAGgcagagagagaatgagagaagcATTTAAAAGGAACATAATTAGACTTTAGAGAAGAGATAATGAGATAAGATTAGagaatatagaaataaataagaggagaaaagaatataaaagaaggCAGCCGGAATTTAGGACGGAAGCAATCAGCGGAGCGGGGAGCGAGACGGACTGATTAGGCCCTTTTTTATACTGATTTCTTGGCATGAAtcagagaggaaaaaaaatgaactaaaCTATcatattgcttgaaaaaaatggacCATCCCCGATTAAACCTTTTGCACATTGTCAATGAATTGATTCCTATACAGTTCACCTAATCTAGACAAAAAAAGGAAGTGGGTAAAATGTGTGAGCCCACTGGCGGAtcgtccgggggggggggattaaacATCCGACCCCGCCCGCCCCCCCCCTGTGAGAGtcatagtcaatattttttttatataaatgtgccgttcttacacaagtgtgccccccccccctttcgaaaCTTACAGCAGATGTCGTTCACACAATGAGCGGACCggacctttttttattttttactttgttttgaggattaaagggatggtccgggctgaaaatatttatatcctaatacatagagtagaatttaaTGAGCATAATCCGAAAAAATTCATTACtgaatcggataacaaataataaagctattgaagtttaaagttaagcaatattttgtgaaaaccgtgaatattcattaggtgggctgatgatgtcacatctccactttccgttttcttatgttattacataaaataatatttttttttcattatttcatacttgtttgaaaaatatgtctcctcataatgaaataagttgcagcaataaatatctaatgcactaaatcagttctCAATCCAATTTCTCTagtcttggaggaaaaaaatttgaataaacctaatttcgtataataaaatacaaaagaacaagtggagatgtgacatcatcagcccacctgatgaatattcatgattgttttcacaaaatattgctaaacttaaaaattcaataactttgttatttttaatctgattttgatgaaattttcggcattttgctcggtgaattctattctatttattaAACAATACATACTTTCATTTCGGACCATCCTTTTAATTACGACTTAAAATCATGCTTAATTACCTATGCGCACATGAAATGTGCAATCTTATTGCTTTATACGCAGTAGCATGTGTCCCTTTTTGCATGATAATGCAGCGATGTCTTTGATACTGCAACTCACATAgtgtcacacttaaatctttgtgaaacaccctatAGACAAACTAGAATGATGTGGGATGAAAGTAGAAGACAAAATGTAACATTTGTAACACAGACCAAGAAACATTTACCAGTGCCGTGCAACACAGGGGCTTCTTGCCCCGAGAATGTACCGGTACcttgaaaaaattatttcttcagAATTCAAAAATACATCATTATAATACACGTCAAAAGGATCTTATTCGTCAGCCATTTGCGAGAACAAATGTCACTCTGATCTCCTTTCATATATCATGTATTAAAGAGTGGAACAATTTACctgttgatataaaaaaaatagcaaaactCTTTTCATGTTCAAAAGATTATCCAAAACTTACTTTCTTGAcagattatgattattttccttcaatatGTATTTTAAGTTGATGTATTTGCATTTAAGTTGATGACCTACTCAGAATCTATGTTTAGTATGTTTGGATGTTGTTGTGTGTTGTTctgtgtgtatatgtgtgtttGTAATAGTTTTTTTCATTCTATCTTTAGCATCTAATCCTTATTATacatttttctctctcctttgtATCTTGTAGATTAGTATATCCtatgttttatgttaataatcatacgtattccagggccctactcacaagctttgcttttaaaggGGTCCTAAAACCAATTCGTATATGCTATAGTCTAATTgatgtatgtttatgtactcATTTACGTtatctattttgattatgatgtgatgtttttggttttgaataaataaacttgaacttgaatacAAAGGGTAATGATTAATCACTATTCGCTAACttgaaagagcaattctgatTGCTTCCTATAGTCAGTCTACTGAACAAAATGCTCATACTAGGATGCGATTAATCAATAATcgttttgtgttacagggcccaGATCTATGGCCCATCAAACACAGAGATGGTCATAACaacaacatgaaaaataaacgagacacaaagttttatttttaaaatataatttatttagagatgattaatttttaaaaagcacatgttatgataaaaaaatatttcaatagtgAAAGGAGATGatctgtatataaaaataacaataagcAATCATACTGCATATAATATAGTCTGATACAATTATCAATGTATGAGttcaaacaaatatataaatacttCTATCTATTGCACTTCAGTACCAAGAAAAGCTGGGAAAGTAAAACAGTGGATTTCAAATGTAAAGTTTATTGCTGAAAACTTCACCAAACTATCTGTCAAATACCAAAGTTAGGACATTTACAATTCTCAATTatcttcacaaaacagtgatatgcatatGTCATGAGTGCAAATGAGAGAGCTAATGATGAAACACTGTCACCATATctcttgtattttgttatttgaattacataaaatttcatttttttctccaataaTATAACTTGGTTTGATTCCTGATGGAATACACACAATCTATTGTGATTTGGAGAAAAGCTTAACCATCATctataataacattaaaatttgcagaaattagtattacaaaagaaattcaAGAGTGATGATTTTACACCAAAATTCTTTATTGTAAATAAGATATGAATATTGTTTTTTCCCATAATGTAAAGTTCAACGGCTTCAGCCTACCAGGTGTGGAATATAAAGCAATTGATCACCTCTTGGTTTCAGGTGAAGAGACAAACTATCAATTCCTTGGTGAGCTGGATGAACTCAACTaagctaataataataataattagacttatatcgcgccaaatccactctgtagagtgctcaaggtgctttttaggaaattataaaagaaattaagaataaTTGAACAGATATGTTTTAaggtaatttttgaaagttCCTTGGTTAGCTGGATGTACTCAACTAAGCTACAGCAAGATCGCAAAGAAAATGATAGTTtgcccatcatcatcaccaaatattattatttgcttCTAGAGGCAAGA
This region of Lytechinus variegatus isolate NC3 chromosome 18, Lvar_3.0, whole genome shotgun sequence genomic DNA includes:
- the LOC121431941 gene encoding H/ACA ribonucleoprotein complex subunit 1-like, which encodes MSWRGGGGRGGGGGRGGFRGGGGRGGGGGGFRGGRGRGRGGGGGNFYQGPPEYVTEVGSYMHPCQDDLVVHGSIEKIPYFNAPIFLENKQQIGKVDEIFGHLTDYFFSIKLSENMSASSFSKDQKFFIDPMKLLPLQRFLPQPAGGKVQKRGGGRGGRGGRGGGRGGGGFRGGRGGGFGRGGGGGFRGGRGGGGFSRGGGRGGGFSRGGGGSRGFRGGR